The proteins below are encoded in one region of Bremerella sp. P1:
- a CDS encoding radical SAM protein, with the protein MYFRLAKRALLETDKRLVAKFLWLMGYKGLRSVQKHKARLKRGEFFPPFLYISVINSCNLRCQGCWVDVSAKQSKIDLDAMDRMLGEAKAMGNAFFGILGGEPFMHADILEIFRRHQDAYFQVFTNGHFITDEVAKELRKLGNVTPLISIEGTEIISDVRRGRGGVYSKSMEGIHNCINNKLLTGVCTSLCQSNFDDLLREEWIDRLIEMGVFYCWYHGYRVVGPVPNPDLALTPEQQLAVRKFVVEMRTKKPIAIIDAYHDADGNALCPAATGFTHHISPYGDIEPCPVIQFAKESIHDERPLRQVFNESEYLRDFRELAAKNTRGCIILERPDLLGNFAREHDAKDTTVRGEAYQELDVLKSNPSQYNPGNEIPEKSWVYWLLKKYAFHDYGAYQKNFNIENWQPTIHQGGTYSPAAPDNLVQLEVDSSTKA; encoded by the coding sequence ATGTATTTCCGTCTGGCGAAACGCGCTCTGCTGGAAACCGACAAACGTCTCGTTGCCAAGTTCCTGTGGCTGATGGGCTACAAGGGCCTGCGCAGCGTTCAGAAGCACAAAGCTCGTCTCAAGCGGGGCGAGTTCTTTCCGCCGTTTTTGTACATCTCGGTCATCAACAGCTGTAACCTGCGCTGCCAGGGATGTTGGGTCGATGTTTCCGCCAAGCAGTCGAAGATCGATCTCGATGCGATGGACCGGATGTTGGGCGAAGCCAAAGCGATGGGGAATGCGTTCTTCGGAATCCTCGGTGGCGAACCGTTCATGCATGCTGACATTCTGGAGATCTTCCGCCGACATCAGGACGCCTACTTTCAGGTGTTCACCAATGGGCACTTCATTACCGATGAAGTTGCCAAGGAACTTCGCAAGCTGGGCAATGTCACTCCGCTGATCAGTATCGAAGGGACCGAGATCATCAGCGACGTTCGTCGCGGTCGCGGCGGTGTGTACAGCAAGTCGATGGAAGGGATTCACAACTGCATCAATAACAAGCTGCTGACCGGCGTGTGCACCAGTTTGTGTCAGTCGAACTTTGATGACCTGCTGCGAGAAGAGTGGATCGATCGGTTGATCGAAATGGGGGTCTTCTACTGTTGGTACCATGGGTACCGCGTGGTGGGACCGGTACCTAATCCGGATCTTGCGCTCACGCCGGAACAACAGTTGGCCGTGCGGAAGTTTGTCGTCGAGATGCGAACGAAAAAGCCAATCGCTATCATCGATGCCTATCACGATGCCGACGGCAACGCGTTGTGCCCAGCGGCAACCGGCTTCACGCATCACATCAGTCCCTATGGTGATATCGAGCCGTGCCCAGTGATTCAATTCGCGAAGGAATCGATTCACGACGAGCGACCGCTACGGCAGGTTTTCAACGAGTCGGAGTACCTACGCGACTTCCGCGAACTGGCAGCAAAGAATACCCGTGGCTGCATCATCCTCGAGCGACCCGATCTTTTGGGTAACTTTGCCCGCGAGCATGATGCGAAAGATACGACCGTGCGAGGCGAGGCGTATCAAGAACTCGACGTGCTGAAGTCGAATCCATCGCAATACAATCCAGGAAACGAAATCCCTGAGAAGAGTTGGGTCTACTGGCTGTTGAAGAAGTATGCTTTTCATGACTATGGGGCGTACCAGAAGAACTTCAATATCGAGAACTGGCAGCCGACGATTCACCAAGGCGGGACATACTCGCCTGCGGCTCCGGATAACCTCGTTCAGTTGGAAGTCGATTCGTCTACCAAGGCGTGA
- a CDS encoding polyprenyl synthetase family protein: protein MPSPSQPESNGGAKKRVSRRRKTAHLKQVPDRLALREEIRDRCYQICEKLDKSRPLSKDEMEKLTRALLEDMNLPESYVGWTLVMMTSAFWRDQVSAIPPERRLFLLPHCLKHAEGCPADYDQFGLDCKTCGACSIADYRTQAEELGYRVLVAEGSPIVMKILVSGYVDAVVGVACLNVLEKAFDKILLAGIPCMAVPLHSSDCRNTSVDEQWVFDMIHLPHREPQQKTATYVHLMRAAQEMFDRQELTRLIAPQRQTDATTNAELVDLPNIDPIAATERLAIDFIGRGGKYSRPFTTLAVYDSLTGGQGTSPDGAAHVAGYSDAVKRSALAIETFHKASLVHDDIEDDDEFRYGEPTVHRQFGISTGINLGDYMIGLGYRLVSREVKTLGAEVVAKIVDQLAEAHMRLSEGQGAELMWRDSASKELTPIDALKIYALKTSPAFEAALHCGIALAKTREDYRDEMRKFARHVGVAFQILNDLKDWLGDSDNKLSAGNDIIGGRPTVLWALALQNLKEDRKNELIQIANDPDLTAAAKIQRVRSLYLEGGVFEAAQQLVEKYRAKAEEIADEIDPEPFRRLLYYLVDSILETTEEHKPTIVIPTTQLEFPLAAPTS, encoded by the coding sequence ATGCCTTCCCCCTCCCAGCCTGAATCAAACGGTGGTGCCAAGAAGCGGGTTTCCCGCCGCCGCAAGACTGCCCACCTGAAGCAAGTCCCTGATCGCTTGGCGCTGCGCGAAGAGATCCGGGATCGTTGTTATCAGATCTGCGAGAAGCTCGACAAATCGCGCCCTCTCTCCAAAGACGAAATGGAGAAGCTCACCCGCGCACTGCTCGAGGACATGAACCTGCCCGAGTCGTACGTCGGCTGGACGCTGGTGATGATGACATCCGCCTTCTGGCGCGATCAGGTCTCGGCCATTCCACCAGAAAGAAGACTCTTTCTGCTGCCACATTGCTTAAAGCATGCCGAGGGTTGCCCGGCCGACTACGATCAGTTCGGTCTCGACTGCAAGACCTGCGGAGCATGTAGCATCGCCGACTACCGTACCCAAGCCGAAGAACTGGGCTACCGGGTTCTCGTCGCCGAAGGCTCGCCAATCGTGATGAAGATCCTGGTGAGCGGCTACGTCGATGCCGTTGTCGGCGTGGCGTGCCTGAACGTACTCGAGAAGGCTTTCGATAAGATCCTACTCGCTGGCATTCCCTGCATGGCCGTGCCGCTGCATTCCAGCGACTGCCGCAACACGTCGGTCGACGAACAGTGGGTCTTCGATATGATCCACCTGCCGCACCGCGAACCACAGCAAAAGACGGCGACTTACGTCCACCTGATGCGCGCCGCTCAGGAAATGTTCGATCGCCAAGAGCTAACCCGTTTGATCGCCCCTCAGCGGCAAACGGATGCGACCACCAATGCCGAGTTGGTCGATCTACCGAACATCGATCCGATTGCTGCGACCGAACGACTAGCCATCGATTTCATTGGCCGTGGTGGTAAGTACTCGCGGCCGTTTACAACGCTTGCCGTCTACGACTCTCTAACCGGCGGACAGGGCACGTCGCCCGATGGAGCCGCCCACGTCGCTGGCTATAGCGATGCGGTCAAGCGCAGTGCACTCGCAATTGAAACGTTCCATAAAGCTTCGCTCGTCCATGACGACATCGAAGACGACGACGAGTTCCGCTACGGCGAACCGACCGTCCATCGCCAGTTCGGCATATCGACCGGGATCAACCTGGGCGACTACATGATCGGGCTCGGCTATCGCCTGGTTAGCCGCGAAGTCAAAACACTTGGTGCAGAAGTCGTCGCCAAAATCGTCGACCAACTGGCCGAAGCACACATGCGTCTCTCGGAAGGCCAAGGGGCCGAACTGATGTGGCGTGACTCAGCCAGCAAAGAGTTGACGCCGATCGACGCGTTGAAAATATATGCGTTGAAAACTTCCCCGGCGTTCGAGGCCGCCCTGCACTGCGGTATCGCGTTGGCCAAGACGCGGGAGGATTACCGTGACGAGATGCGGAAGTTTGCCCGTCATGTGGGTGTCGCTTTCCAGATCTTGAACGACCTGAAAGACTGGCTTGGCGATTCCGACAACAAACTATCTGCCGGTAACGACATCATCGGCGGCCGCCCGACGGTGCTGTGGGCTTTGGCTCTGCAGAACCTGAAGGAAGATCGCAAAAACGAACTTATTCAGATTGCGAACGATCCCGATTTAACCGCCGCCGCGAAGATTCAGCGGGTGCGAAGCCTTTACCTCGAAGGAGGCGTTTTCGAGGCCGCACAACAGCTGGTCGAAAAATATCGAGCAAAAGCGGAAGAAATCGCCGATGAAATCGACCCTGAACCCTTCCGACGATTGTTGTATTATCTAGTCGATTCGATTTTGGAAACGACCGAGGAGCACAAACCAACGATCGTCATTCCAACCACCCAACTCGAATTCCCCTTGGCCGCGCCCACCTCCTAG
- a CDS encoding prenyltransferase/squalene oxidase repeat-containing protein: MIDPARVRACYETAKQDLLKERDPSGHWIGELSTSALSTATAVSALQLAVRNGSQSSNADVSLIRGGVQYLLDHQNTDGGWGDTELSFSNIATTMLAVAALTLTGDAEKNPSVLSAANTYIEKKGGILGLRARYGKDKTFAVPILTNYALAGLVDWKEVAPLPFEAAVLPQSFYKFIQLPVVSYAIPALVAIGQAKFYHDKPWNPVMRMIRGAMFNSAAKVLTKMQPESGGYLEAIPLTSFVVMSLAATERANSQVAQNGLRFIRESVRPDGSWPIDTNLATWVTTLSINALSVLEDDNSHLTPECLEWLLDCQTKEIHPFTGAAPGAWGWTDLSGSVPDADDTPGALLALRKFYDHGDFDSDTHKRIEEAATAGSQWLIDLQNRDRGWPTFCSGWGTQPFDRSGSDITAHVMRGLYVWAWTWAHLRVNPLGTGMSYLTKYRHEDHWLPLWFGNQDREEEDNPIYGTSKVLCFFRDTFNPEIPLPDKVAEIRDNALNWLANQQNEDGGFGGGQAVKDATNGRYESSVEETSLAIEGLLCDNKGIENYPGLEKAVDWLCRRVEENSHIECSPIGFYFSKLWYYEKLYPRIMTVSALAHVCRAYDANVRGNALSGSGTRESS; encoded by the coding sequence ATGATTGACCCTGCTCGAGTTCGCGCCTGCTACGAAACCGCCAAACAAGATCTCCTCAAAGAGCGCGATCCATCCGGACATTGGATTGGCGAGCTTTCCACGTCGGCCTTATCGACAGCAACCGCAGTAAGCGCCTTGCAGCTCGCAGTGCGAAATGGCTCACAATCCAGCAATGCCGATGTGTCACTCATACGTGGGGGTGTCCAGTATCTGCTCGACCATCAAAACACCGACGGTGGGTGGGGCGATACCGAGCTGAGTTTCTCCAACATTGCCACCACCATGCTGGCCGTTGCTGCCCTGACCCTTACCGGCGATGCCGAGAAAAACCCAAGTGTCCTGTCGGCTGCCAACACCTACATCGAAAAGAAAGGTGGCATTCTCGGACTGCGTGCTCGCTATGGGAAAGACAAGACGTTTGCGGTTCCGATTCTAACGAACTACGCGTTGGCCGGACTGGTCGATTGGAAAGAGGTCGCTCCCCTTCCCTTCGAGGCCGCCGTGCTGCCGCAGTCGTTCTACAAGTTCATTCAGTTGCCGGTCGTCAGCTATGCGATCCCGGCACTGGTCGCAATCGGCCAAGCTAAGTTCTATCACGACAAGCCCTGGAACCCGGTCATGCGCATGATCCGTGGTGCCATGTTCAACTCGGCGGCGAAAGTCCTGACCAAGATGCAGCCCGAAAGTGGCGGCTACCTGGAAGCGATCCCACTTACCAGCTTTGTCGTGATGAGCCTGGCCGCTACCGAACGAGCCAACAGCCAGGTTGCCCAGAATGGTCTTCGTTTCATCCGCGAGAGCGTTCGACCCGACGGAAGCTGGCCTATTGATACGAACCTGGCGACCTGGGTCACCACGCTTTCGATCAACGCTCTCTCGGTGCTGGAAGATGACAACTCGCATCTCACGCCGGAATGTCTTGAGTGGCTTTTAGACTGTCAAACCAAGGAAATTCATCCGTTTACCGGGGCGGCTCCAGGTGCTTGGGGCTGGACCGATTTAAGTGGCAGCGTCCCCGATGCAGACGATACCCCTGGGGCGCTACTGGCACTACGAAAGTTCTACGACCATGGTGACTTCGATTCCGATACGCACAAGCGAATTGAGGAGGCCGCAACGGCCGGCAGCCAATGGCTGATTGACCTGCAAAATCGTGACCGCGGCTGGCCCACTTTTTGTAGCGGGTGGGGAACACAACCGTTTGATCGCAGTGGGAGCGATATCACCGCCCATGTGATGCGTGGACTGTATGTGTGGGCCTGGACTTGGGCGCACCTGCGGGTCAATCCACTGGGGACCGGCATGAGTTATCTCACCAAGTATCGTCACGAAGATCATTGGCTTCCACTTTGGTTTGGCAACCAGGATCGCGAGGAAGAAGACAATCCGATCTACGGCACTTCGAAGGTGCTTTGTTTCTTCCGTGATACGTTTAATCCCGAGATTCCCCTGCCGGATAAGGTAGCGGAAATTCGTGATAACGCTCTCAACTGGCTTGCGAATCAACAAAATGAAGACGGTGGTTTTGGGGGTGGTCAGGCCGTCAAAGATGCCACCAATGGACGATATGAAAGCAGCGTCGAGGAGACTTCGCTGGCCATTGAGGGGCTACTCTGCGACAATAAGGGCATAGAAAACTACCCAGGCCTCGAGAAAGCCGTGGATTGGCTGTGTCGTCGGGTCGAGGAAAATTCTCATATCGAATGTTCGCCAATCGGTTTTTACTTCTCTAAGCTGTGGTATTATGAAAAGCTCTACCCGCGGATCATGACGGTCAGTGCGCTGGCCCATGTATGCCGAGCGTATGATGCCAATGTGCGCGGCAATGCCCTTAGCGGAAGTGGAACGAGAGAATCGAGTTAA